The DNA sequence GAATGGTTATGGGGTTAAGAGTTGCGTTTGTCTGCATTGTGTCTTTTTTGTTTACGGGGTTATTTATGCTACTAAGGGAAAAGCGGGGTCTAGACCGAGAAAAATGCAGTCCATATGAGTGTGGATTTGAGCCTATTGGAAGAGCTCGGAGGCCCTTTTCTATCCGATTCTTTCTAGTAGCAGTTTTGTTCGTCGTGTTTGATGTAGAGGTAGTGCTGTTAATACCTTTTGCCTACATGTTCTTTTACGGTAAGAGAGTGTTAGGGATTTTGTCCTCAAGGGGTTTCCTTCTTATCTTGTTTGGGGGTCTCTATCACGAATATCGTGAGGGGTCTTTGGAATGAGTAGGTTAATATTAGAAGTGGCATTTATGCGAAACGAATTTTGATGAGAGGTGATTGTAAGAGGCTTACTTTTGCTGTTGGAAGTGTATTGTGTGTACCTGTGGTTTTCACGTCGAGAGTGCTTCTTAAGGAAGTATGGGACCAATGAAAGTTCTCAAGGATCTAATAGAAGGTTTGAAAAGGCTTATCTTACTATAGCGTATAGGGAAAAAAATATTAAGAGGCTAAAATCTAGTGCGGCTCTAAGGGCTAATAAGGCTAGATGATTGGCTTCTAAGTAAGGACAAATAAAATGATAAAAATACTAAAAAAGGAAGAAGTAGGGGGTTATGGAGAAGTGGAGTCCTGGTGACGTCGATGGCTGTGATCAACAAATCACAAAGATATTGGAACCCTTTATCTGTATAGCGGAGTCTGAGGAGGGTTGTTTGGAGCAAGGTTGAGGTTAATGATCCGAATGCAACTGGGTCATCCTGGAGCAGTGTTCTTAAAAAGAGATTGATTCTATAATGTGGTGGTTACAACGCATGCCTTAATAATAATTTTTTTTGCTGTGATACCTATCTTAATTGGAGCTTTCGGTAATTGGTTGATTCCTCTGCTAGTAGGAGGTAAAGATATAATTTACCCGCGAATAAATAACTTAAGCTATTGACTATCTCCTAATGCACTATATTTACTAATACTGTCCTTTAGAACGGACAAAGGAGTTGGTGCTGGATGAACTATTTACCCCCCTTTATCTGTGTACCCCTATCATAGGGGCCCTAGGATAGATGTTCTTATTGTGTCACTACATCTAGCTGGGCTCAGCTCTCTAGTGGGGGCTATTAACTTTGCTAGGACCAATAAAAATATGCCAGTGTTAGAAATGAAAGGAGAACGAGCGGAGCTTTATGTTTTAAGGATTAGAGTTACTGCAGTTCTTTTAATTATTTCAATTCCGGTTCTAGGAGGGGGTATCACAATAATCTTGTTTGACCGAAACTTTAACACAACTTTTTTCGATCCCGCAGGAGGGGGGGACCCCGTTTTGTTCCAACATTTGTTTTGATTTTTTGGGCATCCGGAGGTGTATATTCTTATTCTACCTGCCTTTGGTGTGATATCAAAAGTAATTATGCATTGCTCTGGAAAAGAAGCGGTTTTTGGTCTAATTGGGATAGTATACGCAATAATCGGAATTGGAGGGTTAGGGTGTATGGNGTGGGCTCACCACATGTTTACCGTAGGTCTTAATGTTGATACTCGAGGCTATTTTTCTACCGCAACTATAGTAATCGCTGTTCCTACAGGGGTGAAAGTATTCAGATGACTGGCAACTATAGCAGGAAGAAAATTCAAAATAAAGCCTGCCGCCTACTGAAGTACTGGGTTTCTGTTTTTATTCACCGTGGGAGGGCTAACAGGGGTCTTACTGTCTAGGGCTTCTATGGATGTGTCTCTACACGACACATATTATGTGGTGGCTCATTTCCATTATGTGCTAAGAATAGGGGCGGTGTTTGGGGTGTTCTGTGGTCTTAACCATTGGTTGCCAAATTTTGTTGGAGTATGTTTTAATAAAAAATGGAGGAAAGCCCATTTTATAGCAATATTTTTTGGGGTAAATACTACCTTCTTCCCTCAGCATTTCTTAGGCCTAAGAGGAATGCCTCGACGGTATATAGACTACGCTGATATTTATGCTCACTGACATTGGGTGTCTTCTTATGGGTCCGCTGTGTCTTTTGGGTCTCTAATATATTTTAAGTTCCTTCTATGAGAGGCTCTAGTAAGCCAGCGAGGGGTTGTATTTAGTGGGGGTTTATGTGGTGAGATAGACTGAGCAGGTACCCGAGACCTTTATCCAGGAAGGAAGCATGTCTATAGCCAATTGCCATTTGTGTGAACTAATCCTTATAACACGTGTATCACTTATATTTATAAGAAATCGCGTAATCAATAATTTAAAGTCATGTTAATAGATGTTTTTTCTAGATTTGATGCTCACAGCTATAACTTAATTTGGTTGTCTATGCCGCTATGGTTGCTGTCTTCTATAGTGCCAATAACCGTGCTATTTAGAGACGTGTACACTAAGGGTAGAAGTACGAGCTCTTTTCGGAGTTTGGTGCTATCCTTTACTTATTCGATGATTCGATTGAACGGAAAGGGACTAAAGCTATCTGGGTTTCCTCTAGTAATAAGGGGTCTGTTCATGATAATTCTGATACTAAATCTGTCTGGAAACTTTCCATTCTTTTTCCCTGTCAGAGGGCAGTTTGTGTTCGGGTTCTCCTTTGCTTTGTCTATTTGAACTTGTTTAGTTTTATCTAGTCTTTTATGCAGATTTGAGCAGGGGTTGATGAGTCTCGTTCCAACAGGTTGCCCGTTAATCCTTGTGCCTTTTATAGTAGTGGTTGAGCTAATTAGTGGCATACTTCGTCCTTTAACATTAGTTTTACGTCTGACACTAAATCTGGGAGCTGGTAAAGTAATTCTAACTATATGCAGGAGAGAGTTAGTAGTTAGCTGGTTAAATAGCAGAAGGTTGCTTACAGGAGTTGGGGGTATTAAAGGGTTAATAATGGGCGGAGGTGTTTTTGGAGCCGCTGAAGTTGCAATCGCGTGTATTCAGTGTTATATTTTTTGTGTCTTATTGTGTCTCTATACGGAGGATCATAGAAGGTAGGTAGTTTTAAAAGCTTTGCTGAAGCGACGGCCTTGTAAGTCGTAGAAAACTATGTGTTTTAAAGCTATGATTTGAATAAAATTCCTAGGAGTTTTCTTAATAAGTATAGGCTGCTTTGTAATCTTCCGTATAAACAAACACCTTTTGTGTTTATTTGTAGGGCTTGAAATAATAAGACTAGGCTTGTTGTTTGTAACCCATGTGTTTCTAATAAATCAGTTTTGGTTAATTTTACTAATTCTATGTTTAGCTGTTTGCGAAGCCAGAATTTGCTTGGCCCTTCTGGTTATGGTGATGCGACTATGCGGAGACGATTTGATGTCAAGGTTACTAAGAGATGGTTCGTAAAAATAGTGTCATACAATTAAAAAGTAACTTAGGGTTACTTTTACTGATTCTGATTGGATACTTATTTATTCTTAGAGGGAGGACCTTTGGAAAAGCTTATTTATTGGAAGTTCCTGTTTGAGAGAGTAATTGTCTCTCATTTAGCTTCAGAGTTCTACTAGATAGCGTAAGAATAGTTTTTGTTGGGACGGTTTTGGTAATTAGAGGAAGTGTAGCAACCTACTGCAAGTGGTATATAGCTGGAGAGCCATACTACAAGCGGTTTATGGGGTTAGTATGGTTGTTTGTGCTGTCTATAGTGTTTATAATCTTAGTTCCTAATTTAGTAATACTTTTAATTGGTTGAGATGGGCTAGGGCTTACCTCATTCCTATTAGTGGCTTATTACCAGAACAATAAGAGGCTATCTGCGGCTATGTTGACAGCTTTGACTAATCGAATTGGGGATGTTCTTGTACTCCTTAGAGTTTCTATTTTTTTAAGAGAAGGGGGGTGGTTAATTTATATATACCACCCAGTGCAGACATGGGTTAATTTAGGGTTTGTGGTAGTTCTTGCAGGTATAACTAAAAGCGCACAAATGCCGTTTTGCGCATGGCTACCTGCTGCCATGGCGGCACCCACACCGGTCTCCTCTTTGGTGCATTCTTCGACATTGGTGACAGCTGGGGTTTATTTGATTCTTCGCTCTTTTTATATTATCAGAGCTAATCCCTTTGTGACTCAAATACTTATAGTCTTAAGACTATTTACTCTAATATTAGCAGGGTCAAGGGCTGTGTTTGCGTTTGACCTAAAAAAGGTAATCGCACTCTCGACTTTGAGGCAGTTAAGGTTAATAATATTCTCGATTTCAATCCTTCTTCCGTCTGTAGCTTTTTTTCATTTAGTAACCCATGCGGTATTTAAAGCTTTGTTGTTTCTAGGTGCAGGGGGTGTTATTCATAGAAACCAAAGAAATCAAGATATCCGGGGGTTAAGAAGCTTGTGGCAAGGATTACCGGTAAGAATGGGTGCAATAACGGTTGCAATTGTGTCCTTGAGAGGGGCCCCGTTTATAAGAGGGTTTTTCTCTAAAGACCTAATAATTGAGCTAAGAATGATAGACAGAAGAATAACTTATGGGTGCTATTTATTAGAGCTAATAGGTTTAATCTTCACTTCTTTTTATAGGGCACGGATTGTATTTAGAGTGATACTTGGGTCTAATTACGTTAATAGCAGAAGTTTGCGGACTAATGAGCACTTAAATATACAAACTCCTTTTCTTAGCCTGTATATTGGGGCTATTATCTTAGGAGGGGTATTAGGGAGGAAAATAGAAAGGTTTGGGTTTGTAGTAGTTCTTGAGAAATATGAGAGAGTCAGAGTATTTCTTATTCCCTTTGTAGGGTTAATTTTGTGATGAGGAGTGCTTAGAAAATTAGGGTCTAAGCCTTGGTCGTCAGCCAAACTA is a window from the Mytilus trossulus mitochondrion, complete genome genome containing:
- the ND3 gene encoding NADH dehydrogenase subunit 3: MVMGLSVAFVCIVSFLFTGLFMLLSEKRGLDREKCSPYECGFEPIGSARSPFSIRFFLVAVLFVVFDVEVVLLMPFAYMFFYGKSVLGILSSSGFLLILFGGLYHEYREGSLEWVG
- the COX1 gene encoding cytochrome c oxidase subunit I, with amino-acid sequence MMKMLKKEEVGGYGEVESWWRRWLWSTNHKDIGTLYLYSGVWGGLFGASLSLMIRMQLGHPGAVFLKSDWFYNVVVTTHALMMIFFAVMPILIGAFGNWLIPLLVGGKDMIYPRMNNLSYWLSPNALYLLMLSFSTDKGVGAGWTIYPPLSVYPYHSGPSMDVLIVSLHLAGLSSLVGAINFASTNKNMPVLEMKGERAELYVLSISVTAVLLIISIPVLGGGITMILFDRNFNTTFFDPAGGGDPVLFQHLFWFFGHPEVYILILPAFGVMSKVIMHCSGKEAVFGLIGMVYAMIGIGGLGCMXWAHHMFTVGLNVDTRGYFSTATMVIAVPTGVKVFSWLATMAGSKFKMKPAAYWSTGFLFLFTVGGLTGVLLSSASMDVSLHDTYYVVAHFHYVLSMGAVFGVFCGLNHWLPNFVGVCFNKKWSKAHFMAMFFGVNTTFFPQHFLGLSGMPRRYMDYADIYAHWHWVSSYGSAVSFGSLMYFKFLLWEALVSQRGVVFSGGLCGEMDWAGTRDLYPGSKHVYSQLPFVWTNPYNTCITYIYKKSRNQ
- the ATP6 gene encoding ATP synthase F0 subunit 6 — protein: MLMDVFSSFDAHSYNLIWLSMPLWLLSSMVPMTVLFSDVYTKGSSTSSFRSLVLSFTYSMIRLNGKGLKLSGFPLVMSGLFMMILMLNLSGNFPFFFPVSGQFVFGFSFALSIWTCLVLSSLLCSFEQGLMSLVPTGCPLILVPFMVVVELISGMLRPLTLVLRLTLNLGAGKVILTMCSSELVVSWLNSSSLLTGVGGIKGLMMGGGVFGAAEVAIACIQCYIFCVLLCLYTEDHSS
- the ND4L gene encoding NADH dehydrogenase subunit 4L, with the translated sequence MIWMKFLGVFLMSMGCFVIFRMNKHLLCLFVGLEMMSLGLLFVTHVFLMNQFWLILLILCLAVCEASICLALLVMVMRLCGDDLMSSLLSDGS
- the ND5 gene encoding NADH dehydrogenase subunit 5, with the protein product MQLKSNLGLLLLILIGYLFILSGSTFGKAYLLEVPVWESNCLSFSFSVLLDSVSMVFVGTVLVISGSVATYCKWYMAGEPYYKRFMGLVWLFVLSMVFMILVPNLVMLLIGWDGLGLTSFLLVAYYQNNKSLSAAMLTALTNRIGDVLVLLSVSIFLSEGGWLIYMYHPVQTWVNLGFVVVLAGMTKSAQMPFCAWLPAAMAAPTPVSSLVHSSTLVTAGVYLILRSFYIISANPFVTQMLMVLSLFTLMLAGSSAVFAFDLKKVIALSTLSQLSLMMFSISILLPSVAFFHLVTHAVFKALLFLGAGGVIHSNQSNQDIRGLSSLWQGLPVSMGAMTVAIVSLSGAPFMSGFFSKDLMIELSMMDSSMTYGCYLLELMGLIFTSFYSARIVFSVMLGSNYVNSSSLRTNEHLNMQTPFLSLYIGAIILGGVLGSKMESFGFVVVLEKYESVSVFLIPFVGLILWWGVLSKLGSKPWSSAKLLSFFLSMWLMESLTSXPGKMAFFKGSSTVAQSLDQGWLELLGPQGVHKGLGQFSCLNEIVQKNYFTYQLVVWGLVVAGGLSLIMFM